The proteins below come from a single Torulaspora delbrueckii CBS 1146 chromosome 5, complete genome genomic window:
- the RRI2 gene encoding Rri2p (similar to Saccharomyces cerevisiae RRI2 (YOL117W); ancestral locus Anc_3.55), with product MASDDANYDDFMMSDEEGAEMIEMEEESDEQPEGTDNTGNNANDRVDDAALQDTYEMALSFADDHDFDRARQLLADISTRANDLVWQWKASTQVLKTWVSESHYNRCYEDDIMLDDFDALLTFLEENMRELDGIVLKKSLGDLLDELFPFMSREFLYATELTASPYTTMKMVRRVNALARLQTILDIDRPPWAEKLIDTVNFKKQTMAIWSERLQNGRISLKDLQGLEACCQATDLAAAVKDPDYTDRLNLILQCHIFCFMSSPCDVNVSQLSWFVDRLEQLSSNSLAIQQSLGLMLQLHTSKAILVLAADMKEDSAGDLPLVRHVNKLREHLWECLQHMEEVGGSKQEFSSVFEKFILSGFIFCNMILYRSERTKINPFDLEQIKIAQDSPCVTQLQAVYHNFVDSQLSGLYTSIQELTAVKDLLSGLIDNVYYLARLIKLWTQIAPVYSCIPLKDLQQMLRLHDNISFSRDELLTVLMRSIMKDTAKTFYKLDLTQDLVFFGDEYKTQLGMYSKESFTKDCVCKKGSNIDWANDVGIFQEPCGLKNLDTCAFFDKLQRSRDTIHSSPRAGFQPANMRYSDKYDELAKLAKDSLSRSR from the coding sequence ATGGCATCTGATGATGCCAATTACGATGATTTTATGATGtccgatgaagaaggagcTGAGATGATTGAGATGGAGGAAGAGAGTGATGAGCAACCTGAAGGAACAGATAACACCGGCAACAATGCGAATGATAGGGTTGATGATGCAGCATTACAGGACACCTACGAGATGGCGCTATCTTTTGCAGACGATCATGATTTTGACCGTGCAAGACAGCTACTGGCGGATATCAGCACCAGGGCTAATGATCTGGTATGGCAATGGAAGGCCTCGACTCAAGTACTAAAGACGTGGGTTTCAGAGAGTCACTACAATCGATGTTATGAAGATGATATAATGCTGGATGATTTTGACGCACTTTTAACCTTTTTAGAAGAGAATATGCGCGAATTGGATGGGATTGTATTAAAGAAATCCTTGGGTGATCTGCTAGATGAATTATTTCCATTTATGAGTCGAGAGTTCTTGTACGCTACGGAATTAACAGCTTCTCCTTATACGACAATGAAAATGGTGCGACGAGTGAATGCTCTAGCTCGATTGCAAACGATTCTGGACATTGACCGACCACCATGGGCAGAGAAATTAATTGATACAGTGAATTTTAAGAAGCAAACAATGGCAATATGGAGCGAAAGACTCCAGAATGGCCGTATAAGTCTAAAGGATTTACAGGGTCTGGAGGCTTGCTGTCAAGCGACAGATTTGGCAGCTGCAGTGAAGGACCCGGATTACACCGATAGGCTTAATTTGATACTTCAATGCCACATCTTTTGCTTCATGAGCTCTCCCTGTGATGTCAACGTCTCTCAATTATCGTGGTTCGTTGATAGACTTGAGCaattatcatcaaactcGCTTGCAATACAACAAAGCCTTGGACTAATGCTTCAATTACACACATCGAAAGCCATTTTGGTCCTTGCAGCCGACATGAAGGAAGATTCTGCTGGCGATTTGCCTCTGGTTCGTCATGTGAATAAGCTAAGAGAACATCTTTGGGAGTGCTTACAACATATGGAAGAAGTTGGCGGATCAAAACAGGAGTTCTCCTCAGTATTCGAGAAATTCATCCTTTCGGGTTTTATATTTTGCAATATGATCCTTTATCGCTCTGAAAGAACCAAGATTAACCCTTTTGACCTAGAGCAGATCAAAATCGCTCAGGACTCACCATGTGTCACTCAACTTCAAGCGGTATATCACAATTTTGTGGACTCACAATTATCTGGCTTGTACACTTCGATACAAGAGCTCACTGCCGTGAAGGACCTTTTGAGTGGCCTCATTGATAATGTCTACTATTTGGCTCGTCTAATCAAACTATGGACCCAAATTGCCCCGGTATACTCGTGCATCCCGCTCAAAGACCTTCAGCAAATGCTGCGACTTCACGACAACATATCGTTTTCACGCGATGAACTGCTCACGGTGCTGATGAGGTCCATCATGAAGGACACTGCGAAGACTTTCTACAAGCTCGATCTCACCCAAGACTTAgtcttctttggagatgAGTACAAGACACAGCTGGGCATGTACTCGAAGGAGAGTTTCACTAAAGACTGCGTCTGCAAGAAGGGCTCCAACATCGATTGGGCCAACGACGTCGGTATTTTCCAAGAGCCGTGTGGACTTAAAAACCTAGATACTTGCGCtttttttgacaaattacaaagatcaagagacaCAATTCATAGCAGCCCAAGAGCAGGGTTCCAGCCGGCCAACATGCGCTACAGTGA
- the TDEL0E00640 gene encoding peroxiredoxin family protein (ancestral locus Anc_3.54), with product MLQSINRKAFVRGFRTLSPQLFKKGDKIPTGLPGLKENSPGNAVDLGQEVAKGKYILVGVPAAFSPACSATHIPGYIKNLSQLKEKGVKQVLVTAVNDPFVTAAWGKSLKVPNDVRIIADTEGAFAKAGGHLFDSTKVFGNERSIRYAAIVQDGKVVEEFAEPDKTGVDVSSAESILSHL from the coding sequence ATGCTACAATCAATCAATCGTAAAGCCTTTGTTCGTGGATTCAGAACTCTATCTCCTCAGCTATTCAAGAAGGGCGACAAGATTCCAACCGGTTTGCCAGGTCTTAAGGAGAATTCACCAGGAAATGCAGTCGATTTAGGCCAAGAGGTCGCTAAGGGTAAATACATTTTGGTCGGAGTGCCAGCTGCTTTCTCTCCAGCCTGTTCTGCTACTCATATTCCAGGATACATCAAGAATCTGTcacaattgaaagaaaaggGTGTTAAACAGGTTCTGGTCACTGCCGTTAACGATCCGTTCGTCACTGCAGCCTGGGGAAAGAGCTTAAAGGTCCCCAATGATGTAAGAATCATCGCTGACACCGAAGGTGCCTTTGCCAAGGCCGGTGGGCATCTTTTCGACTCCACCAAGGTCTTTGGCAACGAGAGATCCATCAGATACGCTGCCATTGTACAGGATGGTAAAGTTGTTGAGGAATTTGCTGAGCCAGACAAAACAGGTGTCGATGTTTCTTCTGCAGAGAGCATTTTAAGTCACTTGTGA
- the MCH4 gene encoding Mch4p (similar to Saccharomyces cerevisiae MCH4 (YOL119C); ancestral locus Anc_3.53) yields MFPVNVIARPAKIFFSKSRSSKDLQSLELRSITSNENPASSGYATNHNNESIVKKHNDVIDIGPSSLRSVTSRDLDKPSVPTDDDEYPDGGIQAWLVVLGSFIGLIPVFGLLNSLGAIESYISRNQLAKVAPSTTSWIFSLYIAISFLSCILAGGYFDRNGSKTPMSAGTVIYVGGIMCLANCTTVYQFILSFSLLSGIGTGILMTPLVSVLASWFFKRRAIATSTATMGGSVGGVFFPIMLKKLYKEVGFPWAMRIVGFVCLACLIVSTVLCHERSRVECEPFASKKQLAKWYVSSSFNWRYFLEGKFLFAALGSSLAESSLTASATYLASYSLARGNSETTSYALITATNAVGILGRYIPGYIADRHLGRFNVVIITVLLAGLSNLIIWLPFGGHVGALWAYVCIYGFATGSILSLTPVCVGQISRTEDFGKRYSTAYFLQAIITIPVLPIAGAIINKGTPAEYNKFIIFVSVLMLAGSACYIVSRYICVGAKLCRF; encoded by the coding sequence ATGTTTCCGGTTAATGTAATTGCCAGACCTGCAAAGATATTCTTTTCGAAGAGCCGAAGCTCCAAAGACCTGCAAAGTTTAGAGCTACGCAGTATTACTAGTAACGAGAATCCAGCTAGTTCTGGTTACGCGACCAATCACAATAATGAGTCGATTGTGAAGAAGCATAATGATGTGATCGATATTGGGCCTTCGAGTTTAAGAAGCGTCACATCAAGAGATCTAGACAAGCCCAGTGTGCCCACTGACGATGATGAGTACCCAGATGGTGGAATTCAAGCTTGGTTAGTCGTTTTGGGATCTTTTATTGGACTGATTCCTGTTTTCGGGTTGCTCAACTCGCTAGGTGCCATTGAGTCGTATATCTCCAGGAATCAATTGGCCAAAGTGGCTCCTTCTACCACTTCATGGATCTTTTCCCTCTACATAGCCATAAGTTTCCTGAGTTGCATTCTGGCAGGTGGTTATTTTGACAGAAATGGTAGTAAAACCCCAATGAGTGCAGGTACAGTGATATATGTTGGTGGTATTATGTGTCTTGCTAATTGCACAACAGTGTACCAGTTCATCCTGTCTTTCTCCTTGCTGAGTGGTATTGGTACTGGAATTTTAATGACTCCACTAGTCAGTGTGCTAGCTAgttggttcttcaaaaggagAGCCATTGCAACTAGTACAGCCACAATGGGGGGTTCTGTTGGCGGTGTCTTCTTCCCAATaatgctgaagaagctttaTAAGGAAGTTGGTTTCCCATGGGCTATGAGAATCGTGGGATTCGTTTGCCTTGCCTGTCTGATTGTTTCCACAGTTCTTTGTCATGAGAGAAGTAGAGTTGAATGCGAACCCTTTGCTTCAAAAAAACAGCTGGCCAAATGGTACGTATCGTCGTCATTTAACTGGAGATACTTCCTTGAGGGCAAGTTTCTCTTTGCTGCCCTGGGATCCTCGCTGGCAGAAAGCTCTTTGACCGCATCGGCGACATATTTAGCATCTTACTCCTTGGCTAGAGGCAATAGCGAAACCACTTCGTACGCCCTAATTACCGCTACTAACGCTGTTGGTATCCTCGGAAGGTATATCCCTGGTTACATCGCAGACAGACATCTCGGTCGATTCAACGTCGTCATAATCACGGTGCTTCTGGCCGGACTCTCAAATCTAATCATATGGTTGCCTTTCGGTGGACATGTTGGCGCGCTGTGGGCCTACGTCTGTATTTACGGTTTCGCCACTggttcaattctttcattgaCGCCAGTATGCGTAGGACAAATCTCTAGAACGGAAGATTTCGGCAAGCGGTATTCTACAGCCTATTTCTTACAAGCAATTATCACTATTCCGGTACTTCCAATCGCCGGTGctatcatcaacaaaggAACGCCAGCAGAATACAAcaaatttatcatcttTGTTTCTGTTCTTATGTTGGCTGGTTCCGCTTGCTACATAGTTTCCAGATACATCTGTGTTGGTGCCAAGCTTTGTAGGTTCTGA
- the RPL18A gene encoding 60S ribosomal protein eL18 (similar to Saccharomyces cerevisiae RPL18B (YNL301C) and RPL18A (YOL120C); ancestral locus Anc_3.52), with amino-acid sequence MGIDHTSKQHKRSGHRTAPKSDNVYLSLLVKLYSFLARRTDAPFNKVVLKSLFLSKINRPPVSVSRIARALKQDGAANKTVVVVGTVTDDSRIFEFPKTTVAALRFTAGARAKIIKAGGEAITLDQLAVKAPKGQNTLILRGPRNSREAVRHFGMGPHKGKAPRIQSTGRKFERARGRRRSKGFKV; translated from the exons ATGGGTATTGATCACACTTCCAAACAACACAAGAGATCTGGTCACAGAACCGCTCCAAAGTCCGACAATGTCTACTTGAGCTTGTTGGTCAAGCTATACTCTTTCCTAGCTC GTCGTACTGATGCTCCATTCAACAAGGTTGTCTTGAAGTCTTTGTTCTTATCCAAGATCAACAGACCACCAGTGTCTGTCTCTAGAATTGCTAGAGCTTTGAAGCAAGATGGTGCTGCTAACAAGACTGTTGTCGTCGTCGGTACCGTCACTGATGACTCcagaatctttgaattccCAAAGACTACCGTCGCTGCTTTGAGATTCACTGCTGGTGCCAGAGCCAAGATCATCAAGGCTGGTGGTGAAGCCATCactttggatcaattggcTGTTAAGGCTCCAAAGGGTCAAAACACCTTGATCTTGAGAGGTCCAAGAAACTCCAGAGAAGCCGTCAGACACTTTGGTATGGGTCCTCACAAGGGTAAGGCCCCAAGAATCCAATCTACCGGTAGAAAGTTCGAAAGAGCTAGAGGTAGACGTAGATCTAAGGGTTTCAAGGTGTAA
- the RPS19A gene encoding 40S ribosomal protein eS19 (similar to Saccharomyces cerevisiae RPS19B (YNL302C) and RPS19A (YOL121C); ancestral locus Anc_3.51) yields MPGVSVRDVAAQDFINAYASFLQRQGKLEVPGYVDIVKTSAGNEMPPQDSEGWFYMRAASVARHIYMRKQVGVGKLNKLYGGAKNRGARPQKHVDASGSINRKVLQALQKIGVVEISPKGGRRISENGQRDLDRIAAQTLEEDE; encoded by the exons ATGCCAGGTGTTTCCGTTAG AGACGTTGCTGCACAAGATTTCATTAACGCTTACGCTTCTTTCTTGCAAAGACAAGGTAAGTTGGAAGTTCCAGGTTACGTTGACATTGTCAAGACTTCTGCTGGTAATGAAATGCCTCCACAAGATTCCGAAGGTTGGTTCTACATGCGTGCCGCTTCCGTTGCTAGACACATTTACATGAGAAAGCAAGTCGGTGTCGGtaaattgaacaaattgtACGGTGGTGCCAAGAACAGAGGTGCCAGACCACAAAAGCACGTCGATGCTTCCGGTTCCATCAACAGAAAGGTTTTGcaagctttgcaaaagattGGTGTTGTCGAAATCTCTCCAAAGGGTGGTAGAAGAATCTCTGAAAATGgtcaaagagatttggACCGTATCGCCGctcaaactttggaagaagacgaaTAG